The Nerophis ophidion isolate RoL-2023_Sa linkage group LG07, RoL_Noph_v1.0, whole genome shotgun sequence genome contains a region encoding:
- the prkcsh gene encoding glucosidase 2 subunit beta isoform X2 yields the protein MTTMHLVPLLLLVTVSAVEVQRPRGVPLTKKHFYAEGTPFTCLDGSRTIPFDKVNDDYCDCQDASDEPGTPACPNGRFHCNNAGYRSFFIPSSRINDGICDCCDATDEYNSGATCQNTCKELGRQERESLYQLAEITREGFMIKQQLIKEAKKGLEAKKSKVSELGADKKLLEEKVEALRTVKETAEEPEKVAKERHLKAWEDQKAAVRTEKDNARMAEVFLELDDDGDGFVSVTELQSHTELDTDSDGSFTETEAQAILGGLDEADPAAFQAAWKDIKDKFISETPPAVQEKVDEDEGTMPPYDEETQTLIDAAQKAREEFDTAERALRELDDQMKNLEKETSSDFGPNAEFAYLYNQCYELPTSEYVYRLCPFSRVSQKPKYGGSETSLGTWGQWDGPEGNIYSVMKYDHGMGCWQGPNRSTMVKLKCGKETVVTSTSEPSRCEYLMEFTTPALCQDPKTLDHMLHTEL from the exons AAAAGCATTTCTATGCGGAGGGCACACCTTTCACCTGCCTGGATGGCTCTCGGACCATTCCCTTTGACAAGGTGAATGACGACTACTGTGACTGCCAGGATGCTTCTGATGAGCCAG GCACGCCAGCTTGCCCAAACGGCCGCTTCCATTGCAACAACGCAGGTTATCGCTCCTTCTTCATACCATCGTCCCGCATCAACGATGGGATATGCG ATTGTTGTGACGCAACAGACGAGTACAACAGCGGGGCTACCTGCCAAAACACCTGCAA GGAATTAGGGCGCCAAGAGAGAGAGAGTCTTTATCAGTTGGCTGAGATCACCAGGGAGGGCTTTATGATTAAACAACAACTCATCAAGGAGGCCAAGAAGGGTCTGGAGGCCAAGAAG TCCAAAGTATCAGAACTTGGAGCCGATAAGAAACTACTGGAGGAGAAGGTAGAAGCTCTGAGAACTGTGAAGGAAACGGCAGAGGAGCCAGAGAAGGTAGCTAAAGAGCGCCATCTGAAAGCATGGGAAG ATCAAAAGGCCGCAGTGCGCACAGAGAAGGACAACGCTCGAATGGCTGAAGTGTTTCTTGAGCTGGACGATGACGGCGATGGCTT CGTTTCCGTGACTGAGCTTCAATCCCACACTGAGCTCGACACAGATTCGGACGGCTCTTTCACCGAAACGGAGGCTCAG GCCATTTTGGGCGGTTTGGACGAGGCAgacccggcggcgtttcaggcAGCCTGGAAGGACATCAAAGACAAATTCATATCTGAG ACACCTCCTGCCGTGCAAGAAAAGGTTGACGAAGACGAGGGCACGATGCCGCCCTACGACGAGGAAACGCAGACCCTCATTGATG CTGCTCAGAAAGCGAGGGAGGAGTTTGACACGGCTGAGCGAGCTCTCCGGGAATTAGATGATCAAATGAA GAACCTTGAGAAGGAAACTTCCTCTGACTTTGGACCCAATGCTGAGTTTGCCTACCTCTACAACCAATGCTATGAGTTACCTACTAGCGA GTACGTCTACAGGCTTTGCCCTTTCAGTCGAGTGTCCCAGAAACCCAAGTATGGTGGATCAGAGACCAGTCTGGG GACCTGGGGCCAGTGGGATGGTCCTGAGGGTAACATCTACAGCGTGATGAAATATGATCATGGAATGGGATGCTGGCAAGGACCCAACAGATCCACCATG GTAAAGTTAAAATGCGGGAAGGAGACGGTGGTAACGTCCACGTCAGAGCCCAGTCGCTGCGAGTACTTGATGGAGTTCACCACACCTGCACTCTGCCAGGATCCCAAGACCCTGGATCATATGCTGCATACAGAGCTCTAG
- the prkcsh gene encoding glucosidase 2 subunit beta isoform X1 produces the protein MTTMHLVPLLLLVTVSAVEVQRPRGVPLTKKHFYAEGTPFTCLDGSRTIPFDKVNDDYCDCQDASDEPGTPACPNGRFHCNNAGYRSFFIPSSRINDGICDCCDATDEYNSGATCQNTCKELGRQERESLYQLAEITREGFMIKQQLIKEAKKGLEAKKSKVSELGADKKLLEEKVEALRTVKETAEEPEKVAKERHLKAWEDQKAAVRTEKDNARMAEVFLELDDDGDGFVSVTELQSHTELDTDSDGSFTETEAQAILGGLDEADPAAFQAAWKDIKDKFISEAQAPLETPHSEAREPVSDNDSEHYSEVEIPEEEEEDDDLEEEEEDDDHDEADFNTPPAVQEKVDEDEGTMPPYDEETQTLIDAAQKAREEFDTAERALRELDDQMKNLEKETSSDFGPNAEFAYLYNQCYELPTSEYVYRLCPFSRVSQKPKYGGSETSLGTWGQWDGPEGNIYSVMKYDHGMGCWQGPNRSTMVKLKCGKETVVTSTSEPSRCEYLMEFTTPALCQDPKTLDHMLHTEL, from the exons AAAAGCATTTCTATGCGGAGGGCACACCTTTCACCTGCCTGGATGGCTCTCGGACCATTCCCTTTGACAAGGTGAATGACGACTACTGTGACTGCCAGGATGCTTCTGATGAGCCAG GCACGCCAGCTTGCCCAAACGGCCGCTTCCATTGCAACAACGCAGGTTATCGCTCCTTCTTCATACCATCGTCCCGCATCAACGATGGGATATGCG ATTGTTGTGACGCAACAGACGAGTACAACAGCGGGGCTACCTGCCAAAACACCTGCAA GGAATTAGGGCGCCAAGAGAGAGAGAGTCTTTATCAGTTGGCTGAGATCACCAGGGAGGGCTTTATGATTAAACAACAACTCATCAAGGAGGCCAAGAAGGGTCTGGAGGCCAAGAAG TCCAAAGTATCAGAACTTGGAGCCGATAAGAAACTACTGGAGGAGAAGGTAGAAGCTCTGAGAACTGTGAAGGAAACGGCAGAGGAGCCAGAGAAGGTAGCTAAAGAGCGCCATCTGAAAGCATGGGAAG ATCAAAAGGCCGCAGTGCGCACAGAGAAGGACAACGCTCGAATGGCTGAAGTGTTTCTTGAGCTGGACGATGACGGCGATGGCTT CGTTTCCGTGACTGAGCTTCAATCCCACACTGAGCTCGACACAGATTCGGACGGCTCTTTCACCGAAACGGAGGCTCAG GCCATTTTGGGCGGTTTGGACGAGGCAgacccggcggcgtttcaggcAGCCTGGAAGGACATCAAAGACAAATTCATATCTGAG GCCCAAGCACCGCTGGAGACGCCGCACAGCGAGGCAAGGGAGCCTGTCTCCGACAATGACTCTGAACATTACTCTGAGGTTGAAATcccagaggaagaggaggaggatgatgatctagaggaggaggaggaagatgatGATCATGATGAAGCAGACTTTAAT ACACCTCCTGCCGTGCAAGAAAAGGTTGACGAAGACGAGGGCACGATGCCGCCCTACGACGAGGAAACGCAGACCCTCATTGATG CTGCTCAGAAAGCGAGGGAGGAGTTTGACACGGCTGAGCGAGCTCTCCGGGAATTAGATGATCAAATGAA GAACCTTGAGAAGGAAACTTCCTCTGACTTTGGACCCAATGCTGAGTTTGCCTACCTCTACAACCAATGCTATGAGTTACCTACTAGCGA GTACGTCTACAGGCTTTGCCCTTTCAGTCGAGTGTCCCAGAAACCCAAGTATGGTGGATCAGAGACCAGTCTGGG GACCTGGGGCCAGTGGGATGGTCCTGAGGGTAACATCTACAGCGTGATGAAATATGATCATGGAATGGGATGCTGGCAAGGACCCAACAGATCCACCATG GTAAAGTTAAAATGCGGGAAGGAGACGGTGGTAACGTCCACGTCAGAGCCCAGTCGCTGCGAGTACTTGATGGAGTTCACCACACCTGCACTCTGCCAGGATCCCAAGACCCTGGATCATATGCTGCATACAGAGCTCTAG